Proteins from one Candidatus Aminicenantes bacterium genomic window:
- a CDS encoding PD-(D/E)XK nuclease family protein: MTAKCDRLELRGDDLFVLDYKTSGRTTYLGIAFDKLDLEDRLSWAEHVASLQLPFYHLVLAGVPTAALAGTIEGESQDLAEADGEPFAPARNASNNIQCVFVMLGRNRLGPGIEFPAFGGGKTMKDLDKILSSPDAPIAEKERALGERTRLEASRASLTEHLIGRLLDEIVDPDRPFDPTLRRSDACERCPYAALCGR; the protein is encoded by the coding sequence CTGACCGCCAAGTGCGACCGGCTCGAGCTGCGCGGCGACGACCTTTTCGTCCTGGATTACAAGACTTCGGGCCGGACGACCTATCTCGGGATCGCTTTTGACAAGCTCGACCTCGAAGATCGCCTCTCCTGGGCCGAACACGTCGCCAGCCTTCAGCTTCCCTTCTACCACCTCGTCTTGGCCGGGGTGCCGACGGCGGCCTTGGCGGGAACAATCGAGGGGGAGAGCCAAGACTTGGCCGAGGCCGACGGCGAGCCGTTCGCCCCGGCCCGGAACGCCTCTAATAATATCCAGTGCGTGTTCGTCATGCTGGGGCGGAACCGCCTCGGCCCGGGCATCGAATTTCCGGCTTTCGGGGGCGGCAAAACGATGAAGGATCTGGACAAAATCCTGTCTTCGCCGGACGCCCCGATCGCGGAGAAAGAAAGAGCTTTGGGGGAGCGGACGAGACTCGAGGCCTCGCGAGCCTCCCTCACGGAGCACCTGATAGGCCGGTTGCTGGATGAGATCGTTGATCCGGATCGTCCTTTCGACCCGACCCTGCGCCGTTCCGATGCCTGCGAGCGCTGCCCGTACGCGGCGCTGTGCGGGCGTTGA